From one Lotus japonicus ecotype B-129 chromosome 3, LjGifu_v1.2 genomic stretch:
- the LOC130748051 gene encoding uncharacterized protein LOC130748051 gives MAVPADPAIEEEEEEEHSGPTHHPSAPSHEFFDLSTTVDPSYIISLIRKLLPSDSASEEGDAPPSASAANGEHIESSMKKSENMDVDVSSEFSDRRRECQGRGDDGFGVRNSGVSVGEDPWEECGCVLWDLAASRTHAELMVENLILEVLLANLGVCNSMRVTEISIGIIGNLACHEVPMKHIVSTKGLIDTIVDKLFLDDPQGLCETCRLLTVGLQSGESITWAEALQSEHILCQILWIAENTLNLQLLEKSVGLILAILEGQAKVVDALLPPLMKLGLASILINLLTFEISKLTSERIPERYSVLDLILRAIEAISIIDDHSQEICSSEELFRLICDLVKFPDKVEVGNCCVTAGVLLANILSDVADHASEVSQDSCLLAGLLDIFPFASDDLEATNAIWNAIARILVRIRETEMSPPSVCNYVSVLVGRIDLIEDELLNQQESLSSPGSTADAINTSLRRIISILNQWTAAKENTESNGNAEVLVSEADINKLLNCCRKFLM, from the exons ATGGCGGTTCCAGCAGATCCAGCaatcgaagaagaagaagaagaagaacacagTGGTCCCACTCACCACCCTTCCGCTCCGTCACATGAG TTTTTCGATTTATCAACCACGGTTGATCCTAGTTATATAATCTCCTTGATAAGGAAGCTTCTACCTTCAGATTCTGCTTCTGAAGAAGGGGATGCACCACCGTCTGCATCTGCTGCTAATGGTGAACACATTGAATCATCCATGAAAAAATCTGAGAACATGGATGTTGATGTTTCCAGTGAGTTTTCGGACCGGCGAAGAGAATGTCAAGGTAGGGGTGATGATGGATTTGGAGTTAGAAATTCCGGTGTCTCGGTTGGAGAGGATCCCTGGGAGGAATGTGGTTGCGTTTTGTGGGATCTAGCTGCTAGTAGAACACATGCCGAACTCATG GTGGAGAATCTCATACTCGAAGTTCTTTTGGCAAATCTCGGTGTGTGCAATTCGATGCGTGTTACT GAAATTAGCATAGGAATTATTGGGAACCTTGCCTGTCACGAAGTTCCAATGAAGCATATAGTCTCGACAAAAGGACTAATTGACACAATTGTGGATAAATTGTTTCTGGATGATCCTCAGGGCCTGTGTGAAACATGCCG ATTGTTGACTGTCGGTCTTCAAAGTGGTGAATCCATTACATGGGCTGAGGCGTTGCAGTCTGAACATATACTATGTCAAATATTATGGATTGCAGAAAATACTTTGAACCTTCAGCTGTTAGAAAAG AGTGTTGGGCTTATATTAGCTATATTGGAAGGTCAGGCGAAAGTTGTGGATGCTCTTCTTCCACCTTTGATGAAGCTTGGTTTGGCAAGTATATTGATCAATCTCTTGACTTTTGAGATAAGCAAATTAACTAGTGAAAGAATCCCTGAAAG GTACTCAGTTCTTGATTTAATTCTTCGTGCAATTGAGGCCATTTCTATTATAGACGACCATTCTCAGGAAATTTGTTCAAGTGAAGAGCTTTTTCGACTAATATGTGATCTGGTTAAGTTCCCAGATAAAGTTGAG GTTGGGAATTGCTGTGTTACAGCTGGAGTTCTTCTTGCAAATATTTTGTCTGATGTTGCTGATCATGCTTCTGAGGTCTCACAGG ATTCGTGCCTTTTAGCTGGTCTGCTTGACATATTCCCTTTTGCTTCGGATGATTTGGAAGCTACAAATGCAATCTGGAATGCAATTGCTAGAATATTGGTTAGAATTCGAGAAACTGAAATGAGCCCTCCAAGTGTATGTAACTATGTTTCAGTTCTTGTCGGAAGAATTGATCTGATTGAAGATGAGCTTCTCAACCAACAGGAAAGCTTGTCTTCTCCTGGTTCAACAGCAGATGCTATAAATACATCT CTCAGGAGGATAATCAGCATTCTGAACCAGTGGACTGCTGCAAAGGAGAATACTGAGAGTAATGGGAATGCTGAAGTTCTTGTCAGTGAGGCAGATATAAACAAATTGTTGAATTGCTGTCGTAAATTCTTGATGTAG
- the LOC130748052 gene encoding GDSL esterase/lipase At5g22810: protein MVHSSHFLASLLLVVLFNVAKGQPLVPALFIFGDSVVDVGNNNQLPTIVKSNFLPYGRDFQNHQPTGRFCNGKLATDLTAENLGFTSYPPAYMNLKTKGNNLLNGANFASGASGYYEPTAKLYHAIPLSQQLEHYKESQNILVGVAGKSNASSIISGAIYLISAGSSDFVQNYYINPLLYKVYTADQFSDILIQCYASFIQNLYGLGARRIGVTTLAPVGCLPAAITLFGHDSNQCVARLNNDAVNFNRKLNTTSQSLQKSLPGLKLVLLDIYQPLYDLVTKPSENGFAEARRACCGTGLLETSILCNQKSIGTCANASEYVFWDGFHPSEAANQVLAGDLIAAGISLIS from the exons aTGGTGCACTCAAGTCATTTTCTGGCTTCTTTGCTTCTGGTGGTGTTGTTCAATGTGGCTAAAGGACAGCCTCTGGTACCTGCATTGTTCATATTTGGGGACTCAGTAGTTGATGTGGGCAATAATAACCAGTTACCCACCATTGTTAAGTCAAACTTCCTTCCTTATGGAAGAGACTTCCAGAATCACCAGCCAACAGGGAGATTTTGCAATGGAAAACTTGCCACAGACCTCACTG CTGAAAACCTGGGATTTACTTCTTACCCACCAGCTTACATGAACTTAAAGACCAAAGGAAATAACCTCTTGAATGGTGCCAACTTTGCCTCAGGTGCTTCTGGCTACTATGAACCTACAGCCAAGCTATAT CATGCAATTCCTTTGAGCCAGCAACTTGAACACTACAAAGAATCCCAGAATATATTGGTGGGAGTAGCAGGGAAATCAAATGCTTCTTCAATTATTTCTGGTGCTATATATCTTATTAGTGCTGGGAGCAGTGACTTTGTTCAAAACTATTACATAAATCCTCTGCTTTACAAGGTTTATACTGCTGATCAATTCTCAGACATTCTCATCCAATGCTATGCCTCTTTCATTCAG AATTTATATGGACTTGGGGCAAGGAGGATTGGTGTGACAACATTAGCTCCAGTGGGTTGCTTGCCAGCCGCCATCACTCTCTTTGGCCATGATAGCAACCAATGTGTGGCAAGGCTAAACAATGATGCTGTTAACTTCAATAGAAAGCTAAACACCACATCTCAGAGCTTGCAAAAATCACTTCCTGGCCTCAAATTGGTCCTCCTTGATATCTACCAACCTCTCTATGACCTTGTCACTAAGCCTTCTGAAAATG GATTTGCCGAAGCAAGGAGGGCTTGTTGTGGAACCGGCTTGCTCGAGACGTCTATACTGTGCAATCAGAAGTCCATAGGAACATGTGCCAATGCATCTGAGTATGTCTTCTGGGATGGTTTTCATCCCTCAGAAGCTGCAAACCAGGTTTTGGCAGGTGATTTGATCGCTGCTGGCATCTCTCTGATATCCTGA